Proteins encoded by one window of bacterium:
- the purF gene encoding amidophosphoribosyltransferase gives MDLQGEKCGVFGVYAPGEDVARLTYYGLSALQHRGQESSGIVTTDGDRFYTHKKPGLVAQVFNDEALSTLKGFAAIGHNRYATSGGKHDAHAQPVLRGDDVIALAHNGNLPSTTELEKFLRSKKLLKQGSNDTEMMADVIRYWRYHGKNPVEALQLAWPLFTGAFSCLMLSQHRLIAFRDSRGIRPLSIGRLPGGGYVIASETCAFDIIGASYERDVRPGELIEIKNGELQSIQIEEPDERLEVFEYIYFARPDSLLQGQRVNEVRRRLGVKLAQEQPVRADVVIPVPDSAIPAALGFAQESCIEFDHGLIKNRYIHRTFITPDQTLRERAVAMKLNPLPEVVAGKNVVLIDDSIVRGTTTKQIIALVRAAGAKTVHVRVSSPPVLYPDFYGIDTPDQSKLIASELRATRKVGAAIGADSLGYLSVEGMLEAIDRPKDSLCLACFTGEYPIDLRERTDEVQMIDSKQPVNAVA, from the coding sequence ATGGATCTTCAGGGAGAAAAGTGTGGAGTATTTGGAGTATATGCACCTGGAGAAGATGTTGCTCGACTGACGTATTATGGGCTCTCTGCCTTGCAGCATCGCGGACAAGAGAGTTCGGGGATTGTGACGACTGATGGCGATCGCTTTTATACCCATAAAAAGCCTGGCCTTGTTGCACAAGTATTTAATGATGAAGCCCTTTCTACGCTCAAGGGCTTCGCAGCCATCGGGCATAACCGATACGCTACATCAGGGGGTAAGCATGATGCACATGCGCAACCTGTGCTGCGCGGTGATGACGTGATAGCTTTGGCGCATAATGGGAATTTGCCCTCTACTACTGAGCTCGAGAAGTTCTTGCGATCAAAGAAACTCCTGAAGCAGGGCAGTAATGACACTGAGATGATGGCCGACGTGATCAGATATTGGCGTTATCATGGCAAGAACCCAGTCGAAGCGCTGCAGCTTGCTTGGCCACTGTTTACAGGGGCTTTTTCATGTCTGATGTTAAGCCAGCATCGCTTGATAGCCTTTCGCGATAGTCGTGGCATACGCCCACTGTCGATTGGCCGATTGCCGGGTGGAGGATATGTGATCGCCTCTGAAACGTGCGCCTTTGATATCATTGGGGCTTCGTATGAGCGTGACGTGCGGCCTGGTGAATTGATTGAAATAAAAAACGGTGAGTTGCAATCGATCCAGATCGAGGAGCCGGATGAAAGGCTCGAAGTATTTGAATATATTTACTTCGCTCGACCCGATAGCTTACTCCAGGGGCAACGGGTGAATGAAGTGCGCCGTCGCTTGGGCGTGAAGCTGGCACAGGAACAGCCAGTACGCGCCGATGTAGTTATACCGGTCCCTGATTCCGCTATACCGGCTGCGCTTGGGTTCGCTCAGGAATCATGTATCGAATTCGACCACGGACTTATCAAGAATCGCTATATTCACCGCACGTTTATTACGCCTGATCAGACCCTGCGAGAGCGAGCAGTTGCCATGAAGCTCAACCCCCTTCCAGAGGTCGTTGCCGGCAAGAATGTGGTATTGATTGATGATTCTATTGTGCGCGGTACAACTACGAAGCAGATCATCGCGCTTGTGCGAGCTGCCGGAGCAAAGACCGTGCATGTGCGTGTCAGCTCGCCCCCAGTGCTGTATCCAGACTTCTATGGTATAGATACCCCAGATCAATCAAAATTGATTGCTTCGGAGCTTCGTGCGACGCGCAAAGTCGGAGCAGCAATTGGGGCTGATAGTTTGGGGTATTTATCAGTTGAAGGTATGCTTGAGGCGATTGATCGTCCTAAGGATTCGTTGTGTTTAGCATGCTTTACGGGAGAATATCCAATTGATCTTCGCGAGCGCACCGACGAAGTGCAGATGATTGATTCCAAGCAGCCGGTAAATGCGGTAGCATAG
- a CDS encoding undecaprenyl-diphosphate phosphatase, with product MIAIAILLGLVQALTEFLPISSSAHLLIIPWLFNFPGLGLAFDASLHIGTSTALIWYFWSDFVKIVRERGELPWMILIASIPGGVVGFFGEKIIDQVFHEGSAAILISAIGILVATTVIWVIDRNARERKTFEQLVRRDAMFIGIGQALALIPGVSRSGATIAAGLAVGLKREEAARFSFLIGTPMALGAGLYKMLGIVQSQPTGMELAQMGVGILVSALGGFIVIRWLLAYLKHHDLRVFLLYRAVFAVLVLIVLWQRW from the coding sequence GTGATCGCAATTGCAATATTGCTAGGTTTAGTACAGGCGCTTACTGAATTTCTGCCGATATCGTCAAGCGCACATCTCCTGATCATTCCGTGGCTGTTCAATTTTCCAGGCCTGGGCCTGGCATTTGATGCATCCTTACATATCGGGACGTCGACCGCATTGATCTGGTATTTTTGGAGTGACTTCGTAAAGATCGTGCGTGAACGAGGTGAGTTACCTTGGATGATCTTGATTGCATCTATTCCCGGTGGGGTGGTTGGATTTTTTGGCGAGAAGATCATAGACCAGGTCTTTCACGAAGGGTCAGCTGCAATATTGATATCCGCAATCGGTATCTTGGTCGCCACAACGGTAATCTGGGTTATTGATCGGAATGCCCGAGAACGCAAGACGTTTGAGCAACTCGTACGCCGTGATGCGATGTTCATTGGTATTGGTCAGGCACTTGCCTTAATCCCCGGCGTATCTCGATCTGGCGCCACCATTGCTGCGGGTCTTGCAGTGGGGCTCAAGCGCGAAGAGGCAGCACGATTTAGCTTCTTGATCGGTACTCCTATGGCGCTGGGCGCGGGCCTATATAAGATGCTCGGCATCGTACAGTCTCAGCCAACGGGCATGGAGCTAGCTCAGATGGGCGTGGGCATACTGGTGTCTGCGCTGGGTGGTTTCATTGTTATCCGTTGGCTGCTAGCATACCTTAAGCATCATGACCTGAGAGTGTTCTTGCTCTATCGTGCGGTGTTTGCAGTACTTGTGCTAATCGTGTTGTGGCAGAGGTGGTAG
- a CDS encoding HIT family protein, translated as MASIFTKIRQHEIPGEIIYQDSTVFIILTIRPHTSGHSLVIPVAEEPDFQELPEDQYTRLMAVTRQYAQALRAIYQSPKVALVAMGLEVAHTHLHVFPLYTEDDINISRAHTVSSEELKEEADKIRSYLKEHPIQ; from the coding sequence ATGGCAAGCATTTTTACTAAGATTCGACAGCACGAGATACCGGGTGAGATTATTTATCAGGACTCAACGGTCTTTATTATTCTGACGATTCGACCGCATACCTCGGGGCATAGCCTGGTGATACCTGTCGCGGAAGAGCCTGATTTTCAAGAGCTTCCAGAGGATCAATACACACGCCTTATGGCAGTAACTCGACAATATGCTCAGGCGCTTCGAGCAATTTATCAGTCACCAAAGGTTGCACTGGTTGCGATGGGTCTGGAGGTGGCGCATACGCACTTGCACGTATTTCCTCTGTATACCGAGGACGATATAAACATCTCTCGAGCACACACAGTGAGCTCAGAAGAATTAAAAGAAGAAGCTGATAAGATACGGTCATATCTCAAGGAGCATCCAATACAGTGA
- a CDS encoding DUF4012 domain-containing protein — translation MSPLKGLLISRNTDDKTTTFIRAILGDKVKPKTTLLLFANNNALRVGGGFVGTIGVLRGDGDNIAIREIRSVYYYDHRLDDKVGFVVAPNYMGRFTDSLRIADSLSEPITSLNLQRAHDVYSRVSGEKIDNVVEITPDLLKSILDITGPIELREYNLTVDSTNVLKTIQLEVESGKDRVIGKDPKSVLSVLANEIIQRIPQLSLRDTGRYYSLLGRVSAGEQARALLNISDPSRLVVTNSREEYIGAKNALLITSSNLDAGKASMSIKQNISLDYYIGSDGKDRYSLDITRTHTASEKLSYVDPRTGGGNDIIGTDISAIQVYLPLGARPVDDNEAPIVLESTNRWVKYTEEMQLGLQETKNISFTYTLQRREEISGRISGSQWVLYQFGASPQRVKVRIHAPAGYVVADLPSNATTVDNRIIQFDIFQEQQDLELKYDFRSEAE, via the coding sequence TTGTCACCGCTTAAAGGGTTGTTGATTAGCCGAAATACTGATGATAAAACCACAACATTTATTCGTGCTATACTTGGTGACAAGGTTAAGCCAAAAACGACCTTACTGCTATTTGCAAATAATAACGCCTTGAGGGTTGGCGGGGGATTTGTAGGGACTATTGGAGTGCTGCGAGGAGATGGCGATAATATAGCAATTAGGGAGATCCGCAGCGTATATTATTATGATCATCGTCTGGACGATAAGGTGGGTTTTGTAGTGGCGCCAAATTACATGGGGCGTTTTACAGACTCGCTACGAATCGCCGATAGTCTAAGTGAGCCAATAACTTCACTAAACCTGCAAAGGGCGCACGATGTATACTCCCGGGTTTCTGGTGAAAAAATCGATAATGTTGTAGAAATAACACCAGATCTACTAAAGAGTATATTGGATATCACTGGACCGATTGAGCTGCGAGAGTACAATCTTACAGTCGATTCTACGAATGTATTGAAAACCATACAGCTGGAAGTTGAATCAGGGAAAGATCGTGTTATCGGAAAGGACCCAAAAAGTGTGTTATCTGTATTAGCGAACGAGATAATCCAGAGAATTCCTCAGTTATCGTTGCGCGATACAGGAAGGTACTATAGCCTCCTAGGGCGTGTTTCTGCAGGTGAACAAGCACGAGCTTTACTCAATATCAGTGATCCGAGCAGGTTAGTGGTTACTAATTCTAGAGAGGAGTATATCGGTGCGAAAAATGCCCTGCTCATAACCAGCTCGAATTTAGATGCAGGTAAAGCAAGTATGAGCATTAAGCAAAATATATCCCTTGACTACTATATTGGTAGCGATGGCAAGGATAGATATTCATTAGATATCACTCGTACGCATACTGCGAGTGAGAAACTATCATATGTCGACCCTAGAACGGGCGGGGGGAACGATATAATTGGTACCGATATCTCAGCCATACAGGTATATTTGCCTCTTGGCGCACGACCAGTAGATGACAATGAGGCGCCAATAGTGCTAGAGAGTACAAACAGATGGGTGAAATATACCGAGGAGATGCAGCTAGGGCTACAAGAGACTAAAAATATTTCATTCACCTATACCTTGCAGCGCAGAGAAGAGATCAGTGGGCGTATATCGGGCAGTCAGTGGGTCCTCTATCAGTTTGGTGCTTCACCACAGCGCGTTAAGGTGCGAATTCATGCACCTGCTGGGTATGTTGTTGCTGATCTGCCTAGTAATGCAACGACTGTTGATAATCGAATCATCCAGTTTGACATATTCCAGGAACAACAGGATCTCGAGTTGAAGTATGATTTTAGATCGGAAGCGGAGTAG
- the rplT gene encoding 50S ribosomal protein L20, with product MMRVKRSVTARRRHKKILALTKGMGHTRRASYRKGHEAVLKALSYSYRDRRNRKRDFRSLWVTRINAAVRPHGLSYSTFISGLTKKDIKLNRKMLAELAVKQPQAIKALVKLAK from the coding sequence ATAATGCGTGTAAAACGATCTGTTACTGCCCGACGTCGCCATAAGAAGATCCTCGCCCTCACTAAGGGCATGGGCCATACACGCCGCGCATCATACCGCAAAGGCCACGAAGCAGTCTTGAAGGCACTTAGCTACAGCTACCGTGATCGCCGTAATCGTAAGCGCGATTTCCGTTCACTCTGGGTGACACGAATCAATGCAGCCGTACGACCACACGGACTCAGCTATAGCACATTCATTTCTGGCCTAACCAAAAAAGACATCAAACTCAATCGTAAGATGCTTGCTGAGCTTGCCGTGAAGCAACCACAGGCCATCAAAGCACTCGTCAAACTCGCGAAATAA
- the rpmB gene encoding 50S ribosomal protein L28: MASKCDITGKGKLFGRNVSHSMRHTPKVWRPNLQKKTLIINGQKVRVQLAASTIRSLRKHERNLAKTELTTK; this comes from the coding sequence ATGGCAAGTAAATGTGATATTACAGGTAAGGGAAAGCTTTTCGGGCGCAATGTCAGCCACTCGATGCGACATACGCCTAAGGTTTGGCGTCCAAATCTACAGAAGAAAACTCTGATCATAAATGGACAGAAGGTTCGTGTACAACTCGCTGCATCTACGATTCGCAGCTTGCGAAAGCACGAACGCAACCTCGCTAAGACCGAACTCACTACCAAGTAG
- the rpmI gene encoding 50S ribosomal protein L35 — protein sequence MPKVKTNKTASKRFKITGSGALLRRRATRAHKLSGKPADRKRGYTKSHAVSASETKTVKRMLGAS from the coding sequence ATGCCAAAGGTAAAGACCAACAAGACTGCTAGCAAGCGGTTCAAGATTACAGGATCAGGTGCGCTACTGCGTCGCCGAGCTACCCGTGCACACAAGTTGAGTGGTAAGCCAGCTGATCGAAAGCGCGGATACACCAAATCCCATGCCGTGAGCGCAAGCGAAACAAAGACCGTTAAGCGAATGCTGGGAGCCTCATAA
- a CDS encoding site-2 protease family protein has translation MDLIEIVRLLFIYVIAITIHEFSHAWAGYKLGDPTARIQGRLTLNPAAHIDPLTTLALPFMLLLMGSPIIFGAARPVPFNPYMVRYGRKGAALIAIAGPASNLILAAGVALVVRFVPLLAEFGGGLLINMLVINIALALFNLIPIPPLDGSRVVYAFAPTRVMEAMEQFERTGPIALMIIFFLVYPLISGPLAAAVTSVTRLLLGI, from the coding sequence ATGGATCTTATCGAAATTGTTCGACTGCTATTTATATATGTTATCGCTATCACGATACATGAGTTTAGTCATGCGTGGGCAGGGTATAAGCTAGGAGACCCTACAGCACGTATTCAGGGGCGATTGACTCTGAACCCAGCTGCGCACATTGATCCTCTGACCACACTCGCACTACCATTTATGTTGCTCTTGATGGGGAGTCCGATTATCTTTGGAGCTGCCCGACCAGTGCCATTTAACCCATATATGGTGCGATATGGTCGCAAGGGGGCTGCACTCATAGCAATCGCTGGACCGGCTAGCAATCTGATATTGGCTGCAGGTGTGGCGCTAGTAGTGCGGTTCGTGCCTTTGCTCGCCGAATTTGGCGGTGGCTTACTAATAAATATGTTAGTTATCAATATCGCATTAGCACTCTTCAATCTCATACCAATTCCGCCGCTTGATGGGTCGCGTGTGGTCTATGCCTTTGCACCAACTCGTGTGATGGAGGCGATGGAGCAATTTGAGCGTACGGGTCCAATTGCTCTGATGATTATTTTCTTCCTGGTCTATCCATTAATATCCGGTCCGCTGGCTGCTGCCGTCACTTCAGTTACGCGGTTGCTTCTAGGCATTTAA
- a CDS encoding glycosyltransferase has product MRIAIVHDWLTNLGGAERVVAAMLEAYPQADLYTSVYNPERLKLFRDKRVHTTFLQNIPLAKQKHQLFSGMRRLAFEQLDIKGYDVVISSTTAEAKGIITDERTLHISYINTPTRYLWSHYAEYLAHPGFGVLDPLARWQLRRTVQKARKWDFAAAQRPDVLLANSKHVQKRIQKYYQRDSQVVYPVVDVERFMKRRHPRPRHVPDRYMLAVSRLVPYKRIDIAVQACEQAGYPLIVIGAGPQLKSLRKIAGPQTQFLGEVKDSLVEAYLQHASAFLFPGEEDFGITPVESLASGTPVIAYRRGGATETVADSVGVLVRQQSVAAFVRAIQEYDATCYDADILQLRAQEFSRERFIAELQRVVRASLESVG; this is encoded by the coding sequence GTGCGTATCGCCATTGTACATGATTGGCTAACAAACTTAGGTGGCGCCGAGCGGGTTGTAGCTGCAATGCTAGAAGCGTACCCCCAGGCAGACCTCTATACAAGTGTCTATAATCCAGAGCGCTTAAAGCTCTTTCGGGATAAGAGGGTGCATACAACCTTTCTTCAAAACATACCTCTTGCAAAGCAGAAGCATCAGCTTTTTTCGGGTATGAGGCGACTAGCCTTTGAGCAGCTCGATATCAAAGGATATGATGTTGTAATTTCTTCTACGACAGCTGAAGCCAAAGGAATTATTACTGATGAGCGGACCCTTCATATATCTTACATAAATACGCCCACCCGATATCTATGGAGCCACTATGCAGAGTATCTGGCGCATCCTGGTTTTGGGGTGCTTGATCCGCTCGCTCGCTGGCAGTTGCGACGTACGGTCCAGAAAGCTAGAAAATGGGACTTTGCGGCAGCACAGAGGCCAGACGTCTTACTCGCTAACTCAAAGCATGTACAGAAAAGGATACAGAAATACTACCAGCGCGATAGTCAGGTAGTTTACCCTGTTGTAGATGTCGAACGCTTTATGAAGCGACGGCATCCTCGGCCACGACATGTGCCAGATCGCTATATGTTAGCGGTCAGCCGTTTAGTGCCATATAAGCGTATCGATATCGCTGTGCAGGCATGTGAGCAGGCCGGCTATCCGCTTATTGTTATTGGTGCTGGCCCGCAACTCAAGAGCCTGAGAAAGATAGCTGGTCCACAGACGCAATTCCTTGGAGAGGTGAAGGATAGCTTGGTTGAAGCGTACCTCCAGCATGCTAGTGCCTTCCTGTTTCCGGGCGAAGAAGATTTTGGGATCACGCCGGTCGAGTCATTGGCCTCTGGGACGCCAGTGATTGCATATAGGCGAGGAGGGGCTACCGAGACTGTTGCGGATAGCGTTGGCGTATTAGTGCGACAGCAAAGTGTGGCCGCATTTGTGCGGGCGATTCAAGAGTACGACGCGACTTGTTATGATGCGGATATATTGCAACTACGTGCTCAGGAGTTTTCAAGAGAGCGGTTTATTGCAGAGCTACAGCGAGTGGTTAGGGCGAGCCTCGAAAGTGTTGGCTAA
- a CDS encoding sugar transferase produces MRKRSELLFNLLLIPLDAGALIASWVLAYIIRVEYTLKPTVYNIPGYDYLGAMVALVPVSVALFAVVGLYSFDSTRSRWVEYGKVVAAVSASTMFLIIVDFFTTKPLFPSKAVVIYGLVISLLSVIVVRFVLNSFQRWLFRFGIGRRRVVVIGSGEMADNLTYAYQKQRGYVLAGIIPHAKSEYTKLEALLKQRLVDEVVLAEYDVSAEKQLQYITLTHEHHVGYKFVPTIAGLFQTRSQSELVAELPLIEVVRTPLDGWWRIYKAILDYCMAIVVTLILTPIMLAIALVIKLTDRGPVFYRHERIGRDGKKIQVWKFRSMYTKFSTGAGYSGKSDKEILEQLGSKKLAAEFAKEQKLKDDPRVTPIGKFLRKTSLDELPQIINVLRGELSIIGPRPVVEAELKRYGDKRATFLLIKPGITGLWQVSGRNDISYENRVKLDVYYVEHWSAWQDIRILFRTVLVIFGRKGY; encoded by the coding sequence ATGCGCAAACGTAGCGAACTATTATTTAACTTGCTTCTGATACCGCTCGATGCGGGGGCTTTGATTGCAAGCTGGGTGCTTGCATATATCATTCGCGTTGAATATACGCTCAAGCCTACGGTCTACAATATCCCTGGCTATGACTATCTCGGCGCTATGGTAGCGCTTGTGCCTGTTAGTGTAGCGCTATTTGCTGTGGTTGGTTTATATAGCTTCGACTCGACTCGTAGTCGATGGGTCGAATACGGAAAAGTTGTTGCGGCTGTTTCTGCGAGCACGATGTTCTTAATTATCGTAGACTTTTTTACAACAAAGCCACTTTTCCCATCTAAGGCGGTCGTGATATATGGCCTCGTCATTTCTCTCTTGTCGGTGATTGTAGTACGATTTGTACTCAATAGCTTTCAGCGATGGCTGTTTCGCTTTGGTATAGGGCGACGGCGAGTAGTAGTCATTGGCTCTGGTGAGATGGCAGACAATCTTACCTATGCCTATCAAAAGCAACGAGGCTATGTGCTGGCTGGGATCATCCCGCATGCAAAGTCAGAATATACAAAGTTAGAAGCTTTGTTGAAGCAGAGATTAGTCGATGAGGTCGTACTTGCGGAATACGATGTTTCGGCTGAGAAACAACTTCAGTACATCACGCTAACTCATGAGCATCATGTTGGATATAAGTTTGTGCCGACTATAGCTGGGCTCTTCCAGACGCGATCGCAGTCGGAGTTAGTTGCTGAGCTTCCATTGATTGAGGTCGTGCGCACACCACTTGATGGGTGGTGGCGAATTTATAAGGCAATACTTGATTATTGTATGGCAATTGTCGTGACACTAATATTGACTCCGATTATGCTTGCGATAGCGCTAGTTATCAAGTTAACGGACAGGGGGCCGGTGTTTTATCGACATGAACGGATTGGGCGTGATGGTAAGAAAATTCAAGTTTGGAAATTTCGTAGTATGTATACGAAATTCTCGACAGGTGCTGGCTACTCTGGAAAGAGCGACAAAGAAATTCTCGAGCAGCTTGGGAGCAAGAAGTTGGCCGCTGAATTCGCCAAAGAACAGAAACTTAAAGATGACCCACGAGTAACGCCAATCGGTAAGTTCTTGCGCAAGACGAGCCTGGATGAGCTCCCGCAAATTATCAATGTTCTTCGAGGCGAACTCAGTATCATTGGTCCTCGTCCGGTAGTTGAAGCCGAGCTGAAGCGGTACGGAGATAAGCGTGCAACATTCTTGCTCATTAAGCCGGGGATTACAGGCCTCTGGCAGGTATCTGGTAGAAATGACATCTCGTACGAAAATCGCGTGAAGCTTGATGTATACTACGTCGAACACTGGAGTGCTTGGCAAGATATTCGGATTCTCTTTCGCACTGTTTTGGTGATCTTCGGGCGAAAAGGATATTAG
- a CDS encoding ribonuclease HI family protein has protein sequence MVARIHCDGGSRGNPGPAAAGSVLLDDQGQVIDTLSEYMGIATNNLAEYQAVLLGIELMRKHQLAEANFYLDSQLVVRQLEGQYKVKHPDMQRQYAAVQEALRGLTVRFHHVLREHNKDADAAVNACLDAHSDN, from the coding sequence ATGGTAGCGCGCATTCACTGTGATGGTGGCTCTCGCGGTAATCCGGGTCCTGCCGCCGCCGGCTCAGTCCTACTTGATGATCAAGGGCAAGTCATTGACACCCTGAGCGAGTATATGGGCATCGCAACCAATAATCTGGCAGAGTACCAGGCTGTGTTGCTTGGGATAGAGCTGATGCGCAAGCATCAATTAGCCGAAGCCAACTTCTACCTCGATAGCCAGCTCGTTGTAAGGCAGTTAGAGGGCCAGTATAAGGTCAAGCACCCAGACATGCAGCGACAGTATGCGGCCGTACAAGAGGCCTTACGGGGCCTAACGGTTCGCTTCCATCACGTCCTGCGCGAGCACAATAAGGATGCTGATGCAGCAGTGAATGCCTGCTTGGACGCGCATAGTGATAACTAG